The DNA region GGCTTCGGGGTTCTGTACGCGCGCGCTCGCCATGAAAAGCGAGAGGCGCTCGTATTCGTCAGAATGCGGATGAGGATCGTAGACCGCCTCGCGCGCGACGAGGTTCGGTGCCGGATCGCGATGGCAGTCCAGGCAGAAGCGCATCGTCATCGGCTCGGCCTTCTGCAACAGCGGCATCTGCGTCACGTCGCCGTGGCAGCTGGCGCAGGCCACTCCCGCCTGAACGTGCACGCCGTGATCGAAATAGACGAAATCGGGCAGGTCGTGGACACGGGTCCAGGCAATCGGTTCGCCGGCCAGGAACGCCTCGCGCACGGGCTCGAGTTCCTCGGCATTGGTCCAGATCTGCGAATGGCAGGCCATGCAGGTTTCGATCGGGGGAAATCCCGCACTGGCCGCGCGCTCGGCCGAAACATGGCAGTTCACGCAGGAAATGCCGAGTTCGCCGGCATGGTGCCGATGGCTGAAGGCAACCGGCTGCTGCGGCGCGAAGCCGAGCGCGGCGCCATACTGGGTCGGGTTGACCGCGAGAATTGCAAGCAGCAGGAAGATTCCGGGAATGGCGATGGCCAGCCCGGTCAGGAAGAGCCGCAGCCACGCATCGGCCGTGCGTTGGAAAATCTGGGCCATGTCCCGGTCGGTCTGCCCTCTCGTCTCTGCCCCGCAATCAAACGGACAAAGCCGGGGGGCGAGGGAATGGTTCCCGGGTCACCCAGTCCTCGCGAGCGCCGAGAGTCTGCCGGACAGCTCGCCGGCGGGCTCGACGGTGAGGGCGAGCACGAGTTCGCTCATGAATTCCAGGGTCTCGCGCGCATTGGCAATGACGCCGGCCTGATCGCGTGCGCGACGCACCTGGTCGTCGATGACCGCCCGGAGTTCGGCGCCATGACCGGCATCGAGCTCGCCATGGGCGGCATAGGTCGAAAGCGCCTCGACCGGCAGGTCGAC from Marinicauda algicola includes:
- a CDS encoding cytochrome c3 family protein, with the translated sequence MAQIFQRTADAWLRLFLTGLAIAIPGIFLLLAILAVNPTQYGAALGFAPQQPVAFSHRHHAGELGISCVNCHVSAERAASAGFPPIETCMACHSQIWTNAEELEPVREAFLAGEPIAWTRVHDLPDFVYFDHGVHVQAGVACASCHGDVTQMPLLQKAEPMTMRFCLDCHRDPAPNLVAREAVYDPHPHSDEYERLSLFMASARVQNPEALDNCNACHR